In Chrysoperla carnea chromosome 2, inChrCarn1.1, whole genome shotgun sequence, the following proteins share a genomic window:
- the LOC123291893 gene encoding facilitated trehalose transporter Tret1-like, which translates to MTIKISETKNVPEYMPNKPKIFRELLATITVTLSVMSCGIHYSWPSPTLPKLLAKDSYIPINDAQGSWLAVTTLIFALFTAPLAADLVDRYGRKISTMLTIPLYLISWFCIGFGRVYYIILLGRCIAGIADGITYTAVLVYVGEIASCRIRGFLASFISVILLFSGLIVNSVGPFVSIQTMAFICAVVPLVQLILCIFLPESPYYLLMKEDTKAAKESLQYLRGGDSANITQELEDIKSAVKRQMSERGSYKDLVVQPGNFRALLICIGLRTSQQLSGISAVIFYSQIIFAANNEFISATTAVIIFNALQVITACFSSLILDRLGRKILYSLSSAGCAITLGATAIYFYLKQHNVNVSEYFWIPMVSLCSFIVTYNMGMSVIPVTMLSELFPTNVKSKALAVMDMYFSLIASLMTKLFQHLDSTYGMYVPFTLFACSCILGVVFGIVYLPETKNKTLEEIQMMLRRKTISRNSVDVKPVEVKKNQSDEDVSTYI; encoded by the coding sequence TTACGCTGAGTGTAATGTCATGCGGTATCCACTACAGCTGGCCATCACCGACCTTACCAAAATTACTAGCCAAAGATTCCTACATTCCAATCAACGATGCACAAGGATCATGGTTAGCCGTGACGACATTGATATTCGCATTATTCACAGCACCATTGGCCGCAGATTTAGTGGATCGTTATGGACGCAAAATATCAACAATGTTAACCATACCATTGTATTTAATATCGTGGTTTTGTATTGGATTCGGTcgtgtatattatataattttattgggCCGCTGTATTGCTGGCATTGCAGATGGTATTACTTACACTGCCGTATTAGTCTACGTGGGTGAGATTGCAAGCTGTCGTATTCGAGGCTTTTTAGCAAGTTTTATTTCAGTGATTCTTCTATTTTCTGGATTAATTGTTAATAGTGTCGGACCATTCGTTTCAATACAAACGATGGCTTTTATATGCGCAGTTGTGCCTTtggttcaattaattttatgcattttcTTACCAGAATCAccttattatttgttaatgaaaGAAGACACTAAAGCTGCTAAAGAGAGTTTACAATATCTAAGAGGTGGAGACTCAGCAAATATCACACAAGAATTAGAAGATATTAAAAGTGCTGTGAAACGGCAAATGTCCGAGCGAGGGTCGTATAAAGATTTAGTCGTTCAACCTGGTAATTTTCGTGCATTGTTAATATGCATTGGATTACGGACATCGCAACAGTTATCTGGAATATCCGCTGTAATATTCTATagtcaaattatttttgccgCGAACAATGAATTTATTTCAGCGACAACAGCagtgattatttttaatgcattacaaGTAATAACAGCATGTTTTTCTTCGTTAATTCTTGATAGATTaggtagaaaaattttatactcttTATCTTCTGCGGGCTGTGCAATTACTTTAGGTGCTACGGCAatatatttttacctaaaaCAACATAACGTCAATGTTTCCGAATATTTTTGGATACCAATGGTCTCGTTATGCAGTTTTATTGTAACATATAATATGGGCATGAGTGTTATACCGGTTACAATGCTATCGGAATTATTTCCAACAAATGTCAAATCAAAAGCCTTGGCTGTTATGGACATGTATTTTTCGTTAATTGCTAGTCTCATGACCAAATTATTCCAACATTTGGATAGTACTTATGGTATGTATGTACCATTTACGTTATTCGCGTGTAGTTGTATTTTAGGAGTTGTATTCGGAATTGTTTACTTACcggaaacgaaaaataaaaccttGGAAGAAATACAAATGATGCTTCGGCGGAAAACTATTAGTAGAAATTCGGTTGACGTTAAACCGGTTGAAGTAAAAAAGAATCAAAGTGATGAAGACGTTTCTACTTACATTTAA